In one Candidatus Nitronereus thalassa genomic region, the following are encoded:
- a CDS encoding molybdopterin-dependent oxidoreductase gives MEYNEKTIQAKQKMAQHRREFSCREVDEYSDDPRLPPGQHIVNNWPVLDLGYKPDVKLEDWKLTVDGLVTNPITWNWDEYQAQPQQPFTSDFHCVTSWSQFDMEWLGVSFRHLLSVVQPKPEAKYVLFESYDDYTTNLPLSVCNDDDVFLVHTWNHRPLTRNHGGPVRMIIPKRYAWKGAKWIKKISFAQKDQKGFWEVRGYSNTALPWENDRHG, from the coding sequence ATGGAATATAATGAAAAAACCATTCAAGCCAAACAAAAGATGGCCCAACATCGACGAGAATTTAGTTGTCGTGAGGTTGATGAATACTCCGATGACCCTCGTCTTCCACCAGGTCAACATATCGTCAACAACTGGCCAGTATTAGATTTAGGATACAAACCTGACGTAAAGCTCGAGGATTGGAAACTTACCGTAGATGGATTAGTGACCAACCCCATCACGTGGAACTGGGATGAGTATCAAGCCCAACCCCAACAACCATTTACTTCGGATTTTCATTGCGTCACCTCCTGGAGTCAGTTCGATATGGAATGGCTGGGGGTGAGTTTCCGGCATTTGCTCAGTGTAGTACAGCCGAAACCCGAAGCCAAATATGTGCTCTTTGAATCGTATGATGATTACACCACCAACCTTCCCCTTTCCGTATGCAATGACGATGACGTCTTTCTCGTGCATACCTGGAACCATCGCCCACTAACCCGTAACCATGGCGGGCCCGTTCGGATGATTATTCCAAAACGGTATGCCTGGAAGGGTGCGAAATGGATCAAGAAGATCTCCTTCGCGCAGAAAGATCAAAAGGGGTTTTGGGAAGTGCGCGGCTACTCCAATACGGCTCTACCTTGGGAAAATGATCGGCATGGCTGA
- a CDS encoding dipeptide epimerase gives MTSLDRTAITKIQLWTLDIPTTDPFVVATGQLNTAQNIIVKLTLRDGSVGFGEIAPFTDITGETVTDSLKTAQSLANSLLGTSVYQYRRLAQQFQNYAPNFPATRCGMETAVLDALCRSAGIPLWTLWGGADVRERETDITIPICNPARTLTLGQEWYERGFRLFKMKVGHDVDKDIQRIETLHQSLPDVTFLVDPNQGFTRDAAATFIEGVKKVGGIIEILEQPLPKDDLEGAAWLSQTYHIPIAADESVQTVSDAQLVIQHKAANFINLKITKSGVLETLDIVTLAKQSDLKLMIGGMLETRITMGCSFSLVLGFGGIEYLDLDTPLLLETDPVKGGYTYRCSYLQPWYNPGLGVSLPPPANSEVIQ, from the coding sequence ATGACCTCCCTCGACCGCACGGCCATCACAAAAATCCAACTCTGGACTCTGGACATTCCCACGACTGATCCCTTTGTTGTAGCAACTGGGCAGTTGAATACGGCTCAAAATATAATTGTCAAACTTACCTTGCGCGATGGGTCGGTAGGCTTCGGCGAAATCGCGCCGTTTACGGATATCACAGGTGAAACGGTCACCGACAGCTTGAAAACGGCGCAATCATTGGCCAACTCACTCCTTGGTACCTCGGTTTATCAATACCGGCGTCTAGCACAGCAGTTTCAGAATTATGCACCCAATTTTCCCGCAACACGTTGTGGGATGGAAACTGCCGTTTTGGATGCCCTATGTCGATCAGCGGGTATTCCACTGTGGACCTTGTGGGGTGGCGCGGATGTTCGAGAGCGGGAAACCGACATCACGATTCCCATCTGCAATCCAGCACGAACGTTGACTCTTGGACAAGAGTGGTATGAACGTGGCTTTCGCCTATTCAAAATGAAAGTGGGCCATGACGTGGATAAAGATATTCAACGCATAGAAACCCTTCACCAATCGCTCCCGGATGTCACGTTTTTGGTTGATCCCAATCAGGGGTTTACTCGGGACGCCGCTGCCACGTTTATTGAAGGTGTGAAAAAAGTTGGCGGAATCATTGAAATCTTAGAACAACCACTCCCCAAAGACGACCTCGAAGGCGCTGCCTGGTTAAGCCAAACGTACCATATTCCCATAGCAGCTGATGAATCTGTGCAAACGGTGTCCGATGCGCAACTCGTTATTCAGCACAAGGCCGCCAACTTCATTAATTTAAAAATCACAAAAAGTGGAGTCCTGGAAACCTTGGACATTGTGACTCTGGCAAAACAATCTGATCTAAAGCTGATGATAGGTGGGATGTTAGAAACCCGGATTACCATGGGATGCTCGTTCAGCTTGGTACTAGGATTTGGCGGGATCGAATACTTGGACCTTGACACACCCTTACTCTTGGAAACCGATCCGGTGAAAGGCGGCTATACTTACCGTTGCTCCTACTTGCAACCCTGGTACAACCCAGGGTTAGGCGTCAGCCTACCTCCTCCTGCAAATTCCGAAGTAATCCAGTAA
- a CDS encoding nuclear transport factor 2 family protein — MRLPVFLLLLISMSLGGPNSSLNAQTLPNLADVDNPEVVIRLLVEANAKKDLATMKRFMGGDPHALGYTIGGRKFIGWEEFAKVMETEFRDTVEIKIPITHLQVTQRGDIAWFALELDYTRVTRTQDGLATKVIPLRETGVLERQQGTWQLVNWHESMQKPLQTTSPIPANLPATPKSQEPPKPLTLAGIWEIQEEDKTYQATLDEQGNGPYTHEQGTFTTTELDGRLWSGTWAQKGNDREGEFEVLLSEDFMTAEGVWWYTRVEEHKNIPPRMHGGSYLFTRIGPTVGHAPQSEPLSTPTHDQHQNQ, encoded by the coding sequence ATGCGTCTTCCTGTTTTTCTTTTGCTCCTCATTTCGATGTCCTTGGGAGGTCCTAATTCTTCGCTGAATGCGCAGACTCTCCCAAACCTTGCAGATGTTGATAATCCGGAAGTCGTGATTCGACTCTTGGTCGAAGCCAATGCGAAGAAGGATCTGGCCACGATGAAACGATTCATGGGGGGAGATCCTCATGCACTCGGCTATACTATTGGCGGGCGTAAGTTTATCGGCTGGGAAGAGTTTGCCAAAGTCATGGAAACAGAGTTTCGTGATACGGTAGAAATTAAAATTCCCATTACGCATCTTCAGGTCACCCAACGAGGTGACATTGCGTGGTTTGCCTTAGAATTAGATTACACTCGTGTCACTCGCACCCAAGACGGCCTTGCCACCAAGGTCATTCCCTTGCGAGAAACTGGCGTCCTGGAACGACAACAGGGTACGTGGCAATTGGTCAATTGGCATGAGAGCATGCAAAAACCTCTTCAAACCACCTCGCCAATCCCCGCGAATTTGCCTGCAACGCCGAAATCCCAGGAGCCACCAAAACCGCTGACCCTAGCTGGGATCTGGGAAATTCAAGAAGAAGACAAAACCTATCAGGCCACACTCGACGAACAAGGTAACGGCCCCTATACCCATGAACAAGGAACGTTCACTACGACAGAACTCGATGGTCGGCTGTGGTCTGGGACCTGGGCACAAAAAGGCAATGACCGCGAAGGGGAATTTGAAGTGCTCCTGTCAGAAGATTTCATGACCGCTGAAGGAGTGTGGTGGTACACCCGAGTTGAAGAACATAAAAACATCCCACCGCGGATGCATGGTGGTTCATACCTGTTTACCCGCATTGGACCGACGGTAGGGCATGCCCCACAATCAGAACCACTGAGTACACCAACCCATGACCAACATCAGAATCAATAA
- a CDS encoding pitrilysin family protein, with amino-acid sequence MMTTTTQNRSTYKILRASCINVFKYGLLFFTLLTVPASAWSQSLEAFEQRVTEHTLKNGWKFILVERPVAPVFAFMTRVDVGSAQEGAGVTGLAHMFEHMAFKGTPRLGTKDYEKEKLALKQLEEAYLIYQQAKFDPQADPAHVAQLFNAFKDKQKAASQYVKKNEFGDIIEREGGVSLNAFTSADVTGYFYALPSNKVELFAYLESERFLEPVFREFYEERDVVMEERRMRTESRPVGRLLEQFTATSFTAHPYHHPVIGYASDIQSYTMTDARDFYRTYYVPTNMVTAIVGDIHPKTLIPLLEKYFGRIPAAPPSPKLRTVEPPSIAEKIITLQDPSQPFYLEGYHKPSITHEDQPVFDAIDDILTNGRTSRFYRSLVRDKKIAVAAGAYGAYPGEKYPHLWVAYAVPGRGVENVTIQQAIREELERLKNEDVTDEELSKFRTRAKANLIYSLKSNLGLAMSLTDYHTLFGDWRELFRYIERFDKVTKEDIRRVAKQTFHASNRVVAQIETAEPPSPATQTH; translated from the coding sequence ATGATGACTACAACAACTCAAAATCGTTCAACGTACAAAATTCTCCGCGCCTCGTGCATCAATGTTTTCAAATATGGCCTTCTCTTCTTTACCCTTCTGACTGTCCCTGCCTCGGCATGGAGTCAAAGCCTCGAAGCATTTGAACAGCGAGTGACAGAACATACCCTAAAAAATGGGTGGAAATTTATTCTGGTCGAACGTCCGGTGGCACCAGTCTTTGCCTTCATGACGAGGGTAGATGTCGGGTCGGCTCAAGAAGGCGCCGGGGTGACCGGACTGGCCCATATGTTCGAACATATGGCGTTTAAAGGCACCCCGCGACTCGGCACCAAGGATTACGAAAAAGAAAAGCTCGCATTAAAACAACTGGAGGAAGCCTACCTCATCTATCAGCAAGCCAAGTTCGATCCACAAGCCGACCCAGCCCACGTTGCACAACTCTTCAATGCGTTTAAAGATAAACAAAAAGCCGCCTCACAATACGTCAAGAAAAATGAGTTTGGTGATATCATCGAACGCGAAGGCGGAGTCTCGCTTAATGCCTTCACGAGCGCCGACGTCACCGGATATTTTTACGCACTACCCTCAAACAAAGTCGAATTATTCGCGTATCTTGAATCCGAACGTTTTCTAGAGCCCGTCTTTCGGGAATTTTACGAAGAACGGGATGTCGTCATGGAGGAGCGCCGCATGCGCACCGAAAGCCGCCCCGTAGGCCGTCTGCTCGAGCAATTCACGGCGACTTCCTTCACCGCACATCCGTATCATCATCCCGTGATTGGGTACGCGAGCGATATTCAATCGTACACGATGACCGATGCCCGGGATTTTTATCGCACCTATTATGTCCCCACGAATATGGTAACCGCCATTGTCGGCGACATTCATCCAAAGACGTTAATCCCACTTTTGGAAAAATATTTTGGACGAATCCCTGCCGCCCCCCCATCACCGAAGCTTCGTACCGTAGAGCCCCCGTCCATTGCTGAAAAAATTATTACTCTTCAAGATCCCTCTCAGCCCTTTTACCTAGAAGGCTATCATAAGCCATCCATTACCCATGAGGACCAACCCGTATTTGACGCCATCGATGACATTCTGACCAACGGGCGAACCTCCCGGTTTTATCGTTCGTTGGTTCGCGATAAAAAGATTGCCGTGGCTGCCGGCGCCTATGGTGCATACCCTGGCGAAAAATACCCACATCTTTGGGTGGCCTATGCCGTGCCGGGTCGAGGTGTTGAGAATGTTACCATTCAACAAGCCATCCGAGAAGAACTCGAACGGTTAAAAAACGAAGATGTTACGGATGAAGAATTGTCCAAATTTAGAACACGCGCCAAGGCCAATTTAATTTATTCCTTAAAAAGTAACTTAGGACTCGCCATGAGCTTGACCGACTATCACACACTTTTCGGGGATTGGCGTGAACTGTTTCGATATATCGAACGTTTTGACAAAGTCACCAAGGAAGATATTCGCCGGGTTGCGAAGCAAACCTTTCACGCCTCCAACCGAGTGGTGGCACAAATCGAAACGGCCGAACCACCCTCCCCGGCCACTCAAACCCATTAG
- a CDS encoding pitrilysin family protein, which yields MKKRQSHILGLVLVTVALLAAPAWAQVERVEQLNYPPLPEIKIPTPTRVVLDNGLVVLLLEDHELPIVSLSARIRTGARLEPKEKIGLAGLTGTVMRSGGTKTRPGDELDDYLEGKAASIETAINTTAGTASMNCLIEDFEEVLQVFVDVLRNPSFAEDKLAIAKNQLMAGIARQNDNPDGIVRREFAKLIYGKDSPYATQETYATVGGITREDLLNWHQQYYHPNRMILGLVGDFKTSEALNLVKQVFGQWPKGPEFTAPEVPYQTTIEPGVYYVEKNDMTQAKIIMGHMGLIRMHPDYHSVVITNQILSGSFGARLFSNIRSKKGLAYDVHGGVGFGWDYPASANFSMSTKTETTQAGIEALIKEAHKIRKTEPPTEEEVRNAKASLLNSFVFSVDSPSKVMGKLLTYEYYDYPADWMTRFRNGIERVTTEQVRRATQQHIKPEQFVILVVGPRQGTAPALASYDKVQELDISIPES from the coding sequence ATGAAAAAACGTCAATCCCATATCCTCGGCTTGGTGCTAGTCACCGTTGCCCTTCTGGCAGCACCTGCCTGGGCCCAAGTGGAACGAGTCGAACAGCTTAATTATCCTCCCCTCCCTGAAATCAAGATCCCGACCCCAACGCGCGTCGTCTTAGATAATGGCCTCGTCGTTCTGCTGTTGGAAGATCATGAATTGCCCATTGTTTCCCTCTCGGCAAGAATCCGGACTGGAGCGAGACTTGAACCCAAAGAGAAAATTGGATTAGCCGGATTGACGGGAACCGTCATGCGGAGTGGCGGAACTAAAACGCGGCCAGGCGATGAATTGGATGATTACCTTGAAGGCAAGGCCGCATCCATCGAAACTGCCATTAACACCACCGCCGGAACCGCATCGATGAATTGCCTTATTGAGGATTTTGAAGAAGTTCTGCAAGTCTTTGTCGATGTCTTACGAAACCCCAGTTTTGCTGAGGATAAATTGGCCATTGCCAAAAATCAGCTTATGGCCGGGATCGCCAGACAGAACGACAATCCTGATGGGATTGTCAGGCGGGAATTTGCCAAACTGATCTATGGCAAGGACTCCCCCTATGCCACTCAAGAAACGTACGCCACGGTCGGAGGCATTACTCGAGAAGACCTTCTGAACTGGCATCAACAATACTATCACCCCAATCGAATGATCCTCGGGCTCGTGGGCGATTTCAAGACATCCGAAGCCCTTAACCTTGTGAAACAGGTATTTGGCCAGTGGCCCAAGGGACCCGAATTCACGGCCCCCGAAGTGCCTTATCAAACCACCATTGAGCCTGGTGTCTACTATGTGGAAAAGAACGACATGACCCAAGCCAAAATCATCATGGGCCACATGGGACTTATTCGCATGCATCCCGATTACCATTCGGTGGTCATTACCAACCAAATCTTATCCGGATCATTCGGTGCACGGTTGTTTTCCAACATCCGTTCAAAGAAAGGACTTGCCTACGATGTGCATGGCGGCGTCGGCTTTGGATGGGACTATCCTGCATCTGCTAATTTCTCGATGTCGACAAAAACCGAAACCACTCAGGCGGGCATCGAGGCCCTAATCAAAGAAGCCCATAAAATCAGAAAAACCGAGCCTCCGACAGAAGAAGAGGTCCGAAACGCGAAAGCAAGCCTCCTCAACTCCTTCGTCTTTTCGGTGGATTCGCCCAGCAAGGTGATGGGAAAACTTCTCACATATGAATACTATGATTATCCCGCAGACTGGATGACCCGATTCCGCAATGGTATCGAACGCGTCACGACCGAACAGGTGCGACGGGCCACACAACAGCATATTAAGCCTGAGCAATTTGTTATCTTAGTGGTCGGTCCTCGGCAAGGCACGGCCCCAGCGTTGGCCAGTTATGACAAGGTTCAGGAACTCGACATTTCCATTCCAGAATCGTAA
- a CDS encoding M48 family metallopeptidase, whose product MGEQSYAQVLGDPKVQISNNPDEVDPVRRVAHRIIAAAKKSKYAERAKSFNWEVNVIKDDGTKNAWALPGGKIAFYTGIFPEAKNENGLAAIMGHEVVHALARHGAERMSQNLAAQVGLQTASILLGGGGVSGQLAMQALGLGTQVGVLLPFSRSHESEADYIGLLLAAEAGYDPRESVRLWQRMAQASQGAPPEFLSTHPANETRIKDLQEWMPEAMAIYERSAKASVSELPTITPPPPPVKKPAEQ is encoded by the coding sequence ATGGGCGAACAATCGTACGCTCAAGTTCTTGGCGATCCAAAAGTTCAAATATCCAACAATCCGGATGAAGTGGATCCGGTGCGACGGGTCGCTCACCGAATTATTGCAGCAGCAAAGAAATCAAAATACGCTGAACGGGCCAAAAGCTTTAACTGGGAAGTAAACGTCATCAAAGATGATGGAACCAAAAATGCCTGGGCACTACCCGGCGGGAAAATTGCCTTTTATACTGGTATTTTCCCCGAGGCTAAAAATGAAAATGGGCTCGCAGCCATTATGGGTCACGAAGTGGTTCACGCTTTGGCCCGACATGGAGCTGAGAGAATGAGCCAAAACTTAGCGGCTCAGGTTGGTCTGCAAACTGCCTCCATACTTCTCGGTGGAGGTGGTGTCTCGGGCCAATTGGCCATGCAAGCTTTAGGTCTTGGTACTCAAGTAGGAGTCTTACTTCCTTTTAGCCGGAGTCATGAATCGGAGGCAGACTATATTGGATTGCTTTTGGCAGCGGAAGCTGGCTATGACCCTCGGGAATCCGTCCGACTCTGGCAACGAATGGCACAGGCATCGCAGGGCGCGCCGCCTGAATTTCTCTCTACCCATCCTGCCAATGAAACCCGCATCAAGGATTTACAGGAATGGATGCCCGAAGCCATGGCCATCTATGAACGTTCAGCAAAAGCTTCTGTCTCCGAACTACCAACCATCACTCCACCGCCACCTCCAGTGAAGAAGCCTGCAGAACAATAA
- a CDS encoding peptidylprolyl isomerase: protein MAKARARHILVSSEETCKNLKTQIEGGADFAALAKEHSSCPSGKQGGDLGEFGPGQMVPEFDKVVFNDEVGKVHGPVKTQFGYHLLEVTSRT, encoded by the coding sequence ATGGCTAAAGCCAGAGCTCGACATATTTTAGTATCATCCGAAGAAACCTGTAAGAATTTGAAGACCCAAATTGAAGGTGGTGCGGACTTTGCGGCCTTGGCCAAAGAACATTCCTCTTGCCCATCAGGCAAACAGGGTGGTGACCTCGGAGAATTTGGTCCAGGCCAAATGGTTCCGGAATTTGACAAAGTGGTCTTTAATGATGAAGTGGGAAAAGTCCACGGCCCGGTGAAGACCCAATTCGGGTACCATCTCTTAGAAGTTACCAGCCGAACATAG
- a CDS encoding P-loop NTPase, with protein MAMIVSIASGKGGVGKSMVASNLGLLLARQGKRVVLVDLDIGGANLHILFGLLQPQKSLSDFVSRKVHSLDEITLEVEWGAGLRLIPGTGETLATANMPYAKKQRLIRHLQLLDADIVLLDCPPGTSYQALDFFLQGQAQIVVANPDPTSVIELYRFLKLAAIRKVLTRVLSRDHSGTKTSLMEEEFVSIEEVLAAIGDDDPATKQSAEQALREFSPLFVLNRTTPKSRVSIAYLQQVVSKFIGSELLMLGEIPADESVEQSIRIFQPVVDLAPKSSAAMALDQIMQRLLLYMAHQDRVLAQLCHTTT; from the coding sequence ATGGCCATGATAGTCTCTATCGCTTCCGGAAAGGGTGGCGTTGGGAAAAGTATGGTGGCGAGCAACTTGGGGTTATTGCTGGCTCGTCAAGGAAAACGCGTGGTCCTGGTGGATTTGGATATTGGGGGCGCGAACCTTCATATATTGTTCGGTCTTCTCCAGCCTCAAAAATCGTTGTCTGATTTTGTGTCGCGTAAAGTTCATTCCCTGGATGAGATTACCCTAGAAGTGGAATGGGGGGCTGGCCTTCGCCTCATTCCGGGAACAGGAGAAACATTGGCGACGGCGAATATGCCTTACGCCAAAAAACAACGACTGATTCGGCACCTTCAACTTCTTGATGCAGATATTGTGTTGTTGGATTGTCCCCCTGGCACCAGCTATCAAGCGCTCGATTTCTTTTTGCAGGGGCAAGCACAGATCGTTGTGGCCAATCCTGATCCGACTTCAGTCATCGAACTGTATCGATTCTTAAAGCTCGCAGCGATTCGAAAAGTTCTTACACGGGTATTATCACGAGACCATAGCGGAACGAAAACTTCACTGATGGAAGAAGAGTTTGTAAGTATTGAAGAAGTCCTTGCCGCCATTGGTGATGATGATCCGGCAACCAAGCAATCCGCAGAGCAAGCCCTTCGAGAATTCAGTCCCTTGTTTGTTCTCAACCGGACTACCCCGAAAAGTCGGGTATCCATTGCGTATCTGCAGCAAGTCGTGAGTAAGTTTATCGGTAGCGAATTGCTGATGTTGGGAGAAATTCCGGCCGATGAATCGGTCGAGCAATCGATCCGAATTTTTCAACCCGTGGTTGATCTGGCCCCAAAGAGTTCCGCCGCCATGGCATTAGATCAAATCATGCAACGGTTGCTGTTATACATGGCTCATCAGGATCGTGTTTTGGCCCAATTGTGCCACACGACGACCTAA
- a CDS encoding NAD-dependent deacylase, translating to MNIENTFAEIRARIAQAKSITVLTGAGISADSGVPTFRGAEGLWKNFRPEELASPEAFERDPMLVWQWYNWRRELLATKSPNPGHHALAELEQRAKNFWLITQNVDGLHAAAGIQKLSEIHGNIWKVRCTSCRIVTDNHDVPIEILPYCPSCQGLLRPHIVWFGESLNPEDLRNSYDALQSCEILIIIGTSGAVYPAASFGSVAKDHGAYVIELNLDPTPNSDLVDVAIQGRAKDLVPRLLS from the coding sequence ATGAACATTGAAAACACGTTCGCTGAAATTCGAGCCCGAATAGCCCAAGCAAAATCGATCACCGTATTAACCGGAGCCGGCATTTCCGCGGACAGCGGCGTCCCAACATTTCGAGGTGCGGAAGGCTTATGGAAAAATTTTCGGCCCGAAGAACTGGCCTCCCCTGAAGCCTTTGAACGCGACCCCATGTTGGTCTGGCAATGGTACAATTGGCGGCGAGAATTGCTGGCCACCAAAAGCCCGAACCCAGGACATCATGCGTTGGCAGAATTAGAACAACGAGCTAAAAATTTTTGGCTAATTACTCAAAACGTCGATGGTCTCCATGCCGCTGCTGGAATTCAAAAGCTTTCTGAAATTCACGGCAACATTTGGAAAGTGAGATGTACATCATGTCGGATTGTGACTGATAATCATGATGTCCCAATTGAAATCCTACCCTACTGTCCCTCATGTCAGGGTTTGTTGCGCCCACATATTGTGTGGTTTGGGGAATCACTCAATCCTGAGGATCTTCGAAACAGTTACGATGCCTTGCAGTCATGCGAAATCTTGATTATCATCGGCACCTCCGGCGCTGTCTACCCGGCCGCCTCTTTTGGATCCGTCGCGAAAGACCATGGGGCCTATGTTATCGAACTCAACCTTGATCCCACGCCTAACTCCGACCTCGTGGATGTGGCTATTCAGGGAAGGGCCAAAGACCTCGTCCCACGTTTACTGTCGTAA
- the thiS gene encoding sulfur carrier protein ThiS — translation MQVTINGKPEDIQATNVMEVLKHKEVDPHMVAVELNTQIVERDQLESTPVKDGDKLEFLFYMGGGR, via the coding sequence ATGCAAGTGACAATTAATGGTAAACCCGAAGATATCCAGGCTACAAACGTTATGGAGGTGCTGAAGCACAAAGAAGTTGATCCCCATATGGTCGCTGTGGAACTAAACACACAGATTGTGGAACGGGATCAACTGGAGTCCACCCCAGTGAAAGATGGAGATAAATTGGAATTTCTCTTTTACATGGGTGGAGGCCGGTGA
- the cysK gene encoding cysteine synthase A, which yields MSTSFLSQITDGIGNTPLVRLNRLSPEGGATIFGKVEFHNPGGSVKDRICLNMVDEAERQGRLKPGGTIVEPTSGNTGIGLALVSAVRGYKLILVMPESMSLERASLLSSYGAQLILTPAWEGMKGSIKEAESIISQNPDYFMPNQFSNPANPAMHKKTTAIELWEAMDGKIDAFVVAVGTGGTITGCGEVFKERNPGIKIMAVEPAGSPVLSGGEPGPHKIQGIGAGFVPKVLNRSVLDDIIRVTDDQAYQTTKLLAKKEGLMVGISSGANVFAAQHVAKELGPGKNVVTVLCDTGERYLSIEKYFNI from the coding sequence GTGAGCACTTCTTTCCTTTCACAAATCACTGACGGCATCGGAAACACACCTTTGGTCCGATTGAATCGACTGTCTCCTGAGGGCGGCGCCACCATTTTCGGGAAAGTGGAATTTCATAACCCTGGAGGAAGCGTCAAAGACCGTATCTGCCTTAATATGGTTGATGAGGCCGAGCGACAGGGACGACTCAAACCTGGAGGCACCATTGTCGAGCCCACGAGTGGGAATACGGGAATCGGGCTGGCCTTGGTTTCCGCAGTTCGAGGTTATAAACTAATCTTGGTTATGCCGGAAAGCATGAGTTTGGAACGAGCTAGCCTGCTGTCTTCTTATGGGGCACAGCTCATTTTAACTCCAGCCTGGGAAGGGATGAAGGGCTCTATAAAGGAAGCGGAAAGCATTATTTCCCAAAACCCTGACTATTTTATGCCGAACCAATTTTCGAATCCAGCAAACCCTGCCATGCATAAAAAAACCACTGCGATCGAGTTGTGGGAGGCCATGGATGGGAAAATCGATGCCTTTGTTGTCGCTGTCGGAACGGGCGGTACCATCACGGGATGTGGGGAGGTATTTAAAGAACGAAATCCAGGTATTAAAATTATGGCTGTTGAACCCGCAGGGTCTCCAGTTCTTTCTGGGGGGGAGCCCGGCCCTCATAAAATTCAAGGCATAGGGGCAGGATTCGTGCCGAAAGTGCTGAATCGTTCGGTTTTAGATGATATCATTCGTGTGACTGACGACCAGGCATATCAGACCACAAAGCTTCTGGCAAAAAAAGAAGGCCTGATGGTGGGCATCTCTTCTGGGGCAAACGTTTTTGCCGCACAGCATGTGGCCAAAGAACTGGGTCCTGGGAAAAACGTCGTCACAGTCCTGTGTGATACCGGCGAGCGTTATTTGAGTATTGAGAAATATTTCAATATTTAG
- a CDS encoding molybdopterin-synthase adenylyltransferase MoeB: MNFSEDQITRYSRHILLPEVGGKGQKKISQAKVFVVGAGGLGSPVALYLAAAGIGTIGLIDSDVVDMSNLQRQVLHHTPDVGRPKVLSAKEKILAINPDVKVETHEARFTADNALELIKPYDIVIDGVDNFPAKFLINDACYFADKPLVHGGILRFDGRVFSIIPKKSACYRCIFKEPPPSGLVPSCQEAGIIGVVAGIIGTIQATEALKIILGIGQPLTDRILDFDARTTNFREIKTKRNPNCKLCGDRPEITALFEHEQEVCELRTPGTVGIK; encoded by the coding sequence ATGAATTTTTCAGAAGACCAAATTACCCGCTATAGCCGACATATTCTGCTTCCGGAAGTCGGGGGCAAAGGGCAAAAGAAAATCTCCCAGGCCAAAGTGTTTGTGGTTGGAGCAGGTGGGTTAGGCTCACCTGTAGCCTTGTATTTGGCTGCGGCTGGAATTGGCACCATCGGGTTGATTGATAGCGATGTGGTCGATATGTCCAATCTGCAGAGGCAAGTATTGCATCACACGCCAGACGTTGGCCGTCCTAAAGTACTTTCGGCAAAGGAAAAAATACTCGCGATTAATCCTGACGTGAAGGTTGAAACCCATGAGGCTCGGTTCACCGCGGACAATGCCCTGGAGTTAATTAAGCCTTATGACATTGTGATTGATGGAGTGGATAACTTTCCGGCAAAATTTTTAATTAATGATGCCTGCTACTTTGCAGACAAACCATTAGTCCATGGCGGCATTTTACGGTTTGATGGGCGAGTGTTTTCCATCATCCCAAAAAAATCCGCATGTTACCGCTGCATCTTTAAAGAACCGCCCCCTTCGGGACTGGTCCCCAGCTGCCAGGAAGCTGGAATTATTGGCGTTGTAGCCGGGATTATTGGTACGATTCAAGCTACAGAAGCGCTCAAAATTATTTTAGGCATCGGTCAACCGCTCACGGATCGTATTTTGGATTTCGATGCCCGGACGACGAATTTCCGTGAAATCAAAACAAAACGAAACCCCAATTGTAAATTGTGTGGGGACAGACCAGAGATCACGGCCCTTTTTGAACATGAACAGGAAGTCTGCGAACTTCGCACGCCTGGCACCGTAGGCATCAAGTAA